ACAACATCAACAAACTCACACTGGATTAAAATATGGTTgttcattttgtgtaaaaaagttCGCCACACAAACTAGGCTAAATATACATTATAGGGTACATACTAAAGAAAAACCTTACTCATGTGATGTGTGTAATAAAAGCTACAGTGTAAAAcataatcttaaaaaacatCACCTTGTTGTCCATCAAGGATTAAGAGACGTTTGTGATATATGTAACAAATCTTTTCACTCTAAACAATATCTTAATGCTCATTATCTCACACATTCTGGAAGTAAGCCATATATATGTGATGTTTGTCAAAAAGGTTTTGGTCACAGAATTCATTTAACATCTCATATGCTGACTCACTCtaaagaagataaaattaaatccaGTTAAGTAATAATGCCAACatcttaaaaggaaaagaatttgATGAATGCTCTGAAGGACATTCAGACAAAGATACTAACTGCATTGTTTGAAGTTGATTGATGAAGTTATATAATTATCAAACCAGAGATGTTCTTCTTATTGGTACCTGCACTAAATTGATTGCCAAATTTTGGTGAAAACGGGGCTGTAACACAGGAGAAATCACATGAAAGAGCAAACTTGTCGCCACTTCCAGATAagccattatatatttttaaattaatttcatgtagAAGAACTGAGATTGGTGCCTTGGTGATAACAGTTGGtgcaaataagaaatataactttgaattatccacattttttttctctatattatatagattgtattaaaaaaatgtaagaaaataacagaaatcttttaattaatactgaAGAGGTTCCTATTAAACAAATCATCTTTAACTGAgtcagttttaatttctttctatttatgtataaattatttatacacatatattcaaaaggaaatttattaataaggtCGTTGTtgctattttattaacatattaaacATTCTATTAAAGGTTTTTGAACTTGAGATTTTGATTAGTCTAAATTACTTTGATTATCGATTAATGTTGTGcctgcaaattttttaaaatttattttcagttgtttttttataaaatgacaaaaataggCTGTGCCTATTTATATTATGAATCTGTATCTCATGTATATGAAGTTTGTAATAAACTTTATTGTTGCACAATATAATTGTATTactatcattgttttttctgtAGGAGAATATGACGTAGCATGAAAAGGATATcgtacttttaatatttaggtATGCATTAGgtgtatcaaaattttacaacatatatttatttgtttggtaATTGCTTAAGTCAATCCTTTGTTTTGTTATTGACAAGACTTACCCATCCTCACAAATATGCAATACTATGTAGTATTATTATGATACATTCTTAAAGTTTAACTATATTTCATATGCATTAATGGTAATCACTTCATTTAGTGTGCATTTgttattaaagatatttgtaACTGGAAAAGATATTAATAatcagtttgttttttaaatttagttacaaaaacTTTCTAAGTCCCTGAACAGGTAAAAGAAAAGAgcacgatttaaaaatttataaaagtggcTTTTTAAAACACTAATCTGATTTGAAACTTCTTTTGGCATGTGACCAAAGTGGCACCGGTAAAAGTAATCCAAAAGTGgttgttaagaattttttcttcttaatatcaGGTATGAGGCCTAAAAATCAGTTCCCCCAAAGTAGGAaatccccccccaaaaaaaagaaaaaaaatcagcttgaaagtgtactaattttttatgttgaattttCTCAACAATTAAAGTgcctttttaatgtaattaaatttttacaactttgctaaaaaaataatgcacataattttcttaaaattaacagaTCCTTCATATATTGTCAAAAACAttgtaacataattaaaatgtgtGCAGCAATTAAATCTGAGTTTATCaaacatgacaaattttgtatGTTATTCATAAAtgggaaaaacttttttaataataaagtcctgctttttttttcaaattcacattagaaaataaataaacagaatatttatcaaagcattatgttaatttttgagtctaatgaaaattttaaatatatacatatatattaaatatataatatattaaatagcaTTAAACATACTTAATGCTCTTTCTTCCGTGGTACCAGGAGTCAGATAAATAATTCATCTATGTAAATAGCTCAGATGGTGACCAGATTCATacatggaaatattttatttataatattaaagcagggaaatatttcattaaatatatcttCTACTAAAGGACTTGTCTGGTTTTAATAGGATTTATCAAGAGTTTAATTtagataacatatttttaaaaatatttgaaaaaatttaattttaaagaggaAGACACCCAACTTTTTAAGGATATTGTATAACTAATCATATAAAATAGCATTACTGTAAAAGTTTTCTGTTTGTATATAAAGAGCTTGAGTTGCAATTATTGTATTCAACATTTAATAATACACACTACCTACAAAATTCGaagtttcatatatttatttcaaacaaatacagcatatttgaaaatataacaagtttataaaaatgttatattgaaaatattagaaaaagataaacaatatactgtttaaatatttatataaaagttttaatacacATTTGTATAACCAGAAGTATATATTTCcctcaaacaaatttaacaacaaGTAATATcatagaatatataaaaatacatttgccaaataaaatttttgttgtaggtaaaaactaaatttttttttttatcacattctaGTTGAAGTTCAAGTTCACTATTTTCTGTGTGTTATCAAATGATGTTAAAATCTTCCTtgcacacaaataaaaaatgaagaaaaccaAAGCAATGTCACTTAGAGATCGAAGtgattatttaatgattttgtgaAGAAATATCACATGGTGATATTTCTTGCTTTATTCTAGCAgtgcaaaataaagtttttattttaaaattatctcttaGAAATATTACTTTGGTGACAATACCAATACAAGAACTTGATGATAGAATGCACAGTGCGTCAAGAAAAAGGagcaccctgaataatttttgatttaatgaacgAATCTTCATGTTTTAGGGCTCAATCTTcatggttcaagggggtgaccatatatgataattaattagggcagatattttaagttacgataaCATACATTTTCTGTATACCTTTTATTTCAACAGATTCAGGTTTCATACTTccgaaatatagggggtagccgcaatttgggaaatatggtgcCCATAGTTTGTTCAGGAAAGTGatccaaattttgaaacctttaatgttaattttactttttgcatatttcaccatattttgggatttttttaagcaaattgaaaaagtttgcctacaattcttaaattataattctgtgcaaaaaataaattttagtaaggatatatatatttatttaataatagtcgaaatttttttgaatagttaggtataattttttttttcattttaaagtatgtaattttacatgacaaaatacaaaattttagcgaTATCAGTAAAATAGTTTCCGGAatcaaatttttagtatttaacttttttaaaaatcaatttctcagTAACAAATTGACGGGTTTTGCTCaaagtttgtattttgcaatgtaaaattaccttctttaaaatgttttaaaaaaattgtatacctattaaataaaataataaaaatttactaaaatatttttctggcaAGGAATTATCATTGGATAgacaaattttagaattgtgggcaaaaatgtttgaattcacttatctcgagatatggtgaaatacgcaaaaagaaaaattagcattaaagggACCAAAATTTGAATCACCCTCCTGAAAAACTAAGGGgaacatatttcccagattggggttaccccctatattttaggggtcagaaatccaaatcaattgaaaaaaggtatgttttttcagagatagtttatttttgggtctgattttgtaacttaaaatatcgtttgctctaattagcatatttaaggtcaacTTCTCAAACTATTAAATTGAGCCCTAAAACATGAAgatttgatcattagatcaaaaaattatttagggtggttttttctctctctttttttagggtcttttttttaatatttattttggcaTACTGCACAGttgtatatacataatataatgTCTCATATTTATTGCTGCAtaactgatatatatattttaataagaatattgatacaaatttaaaaattgttttagttataAACACACCAcactgcaaaaataaataaacaacatgttactaaatatttatataaaattgtatatttttgctAACAATTGTCAAATGCAGATTTCATAGAAACTGATTAGTTACATTGcgatcaattattttttaaagttttataacaaaaatcacAACAAGGCAACTATTATCTTCAATTTGTTCACAACAGTATTGAGggtttataaattatcttttcaaaaataataatgcaatctCTTTACATACTTTTGATTTCACAGTATTTTAGACTTTGAAatatgaaagataaaatttatgtaatacaaGGTATCcatgcaatgaaataaaatgcaatatttattacaatacagtatgaaattaagtttttgaacaagaaaattCAAGTCAGTTCATGCAATTTAAActctaatttgaattttattgatccTATCTCTCCTATTAGAAAATTCATACAAATGACCCAATATTCTGAGGAAGGGTGAACTAGTTcagtaattaatcattttttctttcctattttTACTATGAGACAGTTTAAGGATGGAGGCTTTGTGGCCTACTTCTGACCTGCTGTCTGTTAAAGCAAGTGGTTTAGGAACCCTGATAAGGAAATTCTGTAATGTTGACAGAAAAactttaagcaattattttttagtccCTTTCGTTGCAAAGGGTTagataaaagtttgattttacaCATGGTTGCAGAGCAATACGAAAAAATTCTCTCAAACACAACCCCCTTGCGAGTCAAAATATGATGTAATCAAATTTTGGAAGTGACAATATTTATTGCACAGCACCATTTTGTTCTTTCGTACTTTCAACATTTGCCTCACTGAGtagaaattcaatattttatttgcgagtttaattttccttttgttttttgctGACTGTGCATAACGCATTGCACAAGAGTCTAATTGGCTTTTAACTCATGTAAGTAGCAACTGTATGTTTCCTATTAAGTGTTTATTCTTTTATAGTACATAACAATATAGATTACCTAAGCACTCATAATAATAACCCGTATTTAGTTGACATGCACTCTCTACTCTATTCTTCACTTGTTCCATGTAAAAATGCACTTAGCATTTACTGAACTGCTTTAGTGAagaatcataaaaatgtttcttggtGCATCATGCAAAactattaatacaaaatttgttatCCAACCCCTTTAGgtacatagatttttaaaaacagaacaaataCAGTagtaatatcataaataattttcgtatatacaaataaatttttcaaatataattttccttgcAAAAGCTTCATAACAAATATCACATTCTTATAACagtcaacaaatttttattattaaatagaaattgtaAAGGCTAAACAGATAGAACAAATAGCATTCTTCCtattacagtagggaaccgattatccggaacggtcgggaccatcgctattccggataactcattttcccggttttctgaatcactacaaaaagccgttttttttattgttaaacccaactaaaaaaaaaaaaattggaaataaccttaaaaataagaagaaacgatgaagtaatacactaatgattatttccaaaatgatggtaaggtaaatatctttcaaaaaagaaagaaaaatcgtaaaatcttaagaggaaaaaattttttttttttaaatggcgagaaaatttatcgaatttcgttccggatttttggttttccggttttctgatttccggataacgggttctgtactgtacatgACTCCAGGGACTGAGTACATACTGAGTTACTATATGACCTAGATTTTCTTGGACACTTCCTGGAGTGAcactaaattttacaataataaatagctATTATTCATGTCTAACAGAAttgaaaagattatttataaaaatagtacttatttctatgttttacatgtgattaattaattaacttttggGAGAAATATTCTACAGAGAGGCTTCAAATTTCCATTAAGGATTTATATCTTTATTAGTTTGCTATACTGCAGCTTAATATATTCTTATTAGAATATAGGTACTATCTGGTCATCACGTTCACGATTATTATGGTTACTTTTAACATGGGTGTGAGGTTTAAGGTTTCATATTTGTTTAGGTtaggaaaatcatttttattcaattattctaaatcattaaaatgagtTTAGTCTTGTTTACAGAATACCAGACAACTTTAGACTTTTAATTAGGATGAATTGTCTTGAAAGAAGAACAGCAAATAGCTACtttgtaaaatagttaaaatctaaacaaaactctacaaatgaaaaatttgcatttttaaaataacacgaGACTATTCACAcattaatgattaataaaatgaataattctaaATGTATATGATCCAAACAATATTCATTCATTCAGACAATTCATAATGTGAAACATATTCGAACACATacggcaaattttttttcaaaaattgaaaagggTAGGTATTGCATAGATTTCCCTTATGATACGATATTCATAATTTCTTGTTAATGATTAGCATAACTAATAgttttctttcaagaaaaagctttaaaataggCTTagtgttttttgtttcatttagttTACAGGAAAATTTAGttggttattttttacagttacatagatatcaatagaaaaaaaaaacagatattaatcaataaacaaatgtatgtaataatCTAAAGCAGAGCCATGACTACGAAAGGCAGTGATcattaaattagataataagacatttttgaaaaattattttagaagaaattttaaaaacaaaatatgccaaatcagggatctgtccaggccgaatttactaccgtttagcggtaccttcacaagttcaacttaaggaaaaacggtagtttcacaaattcaattttaggaaaaacggtagtttcacaaaatactttttcttaaaatttcatttttgtatcccttaagaaacgataaatccatatttttgtgttgatttcttaatataatttttaatttttcacaaattacgtctaaattttcacaaaataggtacctgtcaggaaaacctagacagacccctgcaaaTATATCtaatacaaaatcaaataataatttaaaattagaaaataaaatcaaaattattcatataaaaagtatttaagctCTCTTCTTATacatgacattaaaaaaaagggggtttTAACagacaaggaaaaaaatacaataggaTTTTGATGTTATCAATTATCTTTTGggtattagaataaaaattttttttaaagggtcCCAAGAAAACAAAgtctaataaagtaaaaaatcattaaggatttacagaaattgtattttgatttgttttttgcacaaccatataaaaatatagtatataagACAAGCAGATGAAAGCTTTTAGTAGAAGTGTAcatagtttatttcaaattggaATGTAAATGGACATGCTTATTGTACCTTGTTTTCCTTGTAAAGCCTTTATTACAAATACTACATACAAAAGGTTTTCCATTTGTATGCACAAACTTATGCGATAACAAATGGTCTTTTCGGCCAAAACACTTATTACAAATATCACAGATATGTGGTTTTACTCCAGCATGATTTAAcaaatgttgttttaaatatcgttttGATCTGAACTGCTTATTACACACGTCACAATTGTGAGGCTTTTCACCAGTATGTGTATAATAATGCTCAGTTAAGTATTGCTTTGAACAAAATCCTTTATTGCAGACATCACAAAAATGCTTTCGTTTTATATGCACGATAAGGTTGTGCTTGTCAAGATTTGGTTTTAGAGGAAAAGCTTTTCCACATTCTTCACACACATAAGGTTTTTCCCCAGTATGCACCCGATAGTGAAGATTCAACCTAGTGTTAGtggtaaattttttgttgcaaacaAGACATTCAAATTTACCTCCAGTGTGATTAAAAAAGTGTTGTTTTAATTGAGTGCTGGTGATAAAACCCTTGCCACATATTTCACAAGTATGTGGTTTCTCGCCAGTGTGAGTAGAAAAATGTCGATTTAAATGGTGCTTAGTGTTAAAACTTCTCTGGCATACCCTACAAATAAGCTCTGGCTTAATCTCACCTGTATGTTTACGATAATGTCGATTAAGagaacatttagttttaaaactttttgaacaatGATCACAAACATGTTTCCTCTCTTCACTATGAGTAAGATAGTGACGGTTTAAACCTCCTATTTGTGAAAACTTTTTATGGCAAATTTCACACTCAAACTTTTTAGCATTCACAGTTTGTTCTACCTTGATTGAATTGAGGTAATAACAAAAATCACACAAATGGCTTCCTTCTTTGTAAACATTATTGCTGACGGGTTCAAATTTCAATCCACATTTATCACAACTTGAGGTGATACGCTTTTCTTCGAAATCCATCAATTTGGAAGAatgactataaaatattaaaaaaattatgtaacaataaataaaatattttaaagcttacaaatattctgtaatttatttttcactaatgcaatattaaggactgattcttttaattcttaatcaAATTGTAACAcaaaggatttatttttaatgctactAAAAATTCTTATCTTAAAAAAACCAAACCATCGTAAAATCATTTTGATAGaagctttcaaataaaaagaaaaaaaagcaaagaatttTACTCTTTTCGTGAAAATAAGTGCATTGaactataattgtttatttttagttggtTTGGTGAGTTTATAGCTTTTTCTTTCTGCCCAGCTCAGAAGCTCGAAATGTTAATTTGGATTCTggatatttattagaaatataactGAGGGTCGAATTGAACTAACGCTACTAAAATAGTCCTAAATGAACAATGAAGTCAATTATTGGTTGCCGTTACGTAGTAgccaatgaaaaattcaaataaaattacatacgCATAATGCCTTTTCCCTATCGAAGAAAGTTGCACGAGATGAGAGAAGAGAAGTTTGCAAGTAcgtgaaaaaagtttgaaaaagaaaatctcaaATCTAAACAGATAAATATGGCGGAAGATGTGCAGCTTTCATCTTTGCAGACAGATAAATTAGTACAATTCCAggttaaattttcaatcaattttagttaatttacttaatcagtcaacttaatttttgaaaagagattTTGTATacatactattattaaattttaaaaatgatgtaatgtTTTATCTACAGTGTAACATTCTTGTGATAATTACTCtgcaattaaaacttgtattacTGCAGTTGctgacgaaatttttttttttcatattgttagTCAAccgatattttaattctattgttTGATTTCAGGAGTTAACAGGAATAGAGGACATAGAACGATGTCGAAATATACTCGAATCTCACAATTGGGATTTAGAGGTAATAATCtcttgtaaatttatttattctgcttGATAAGTAGATCTAAGgtttaggggaaaaaaaaggaaatatattaattgaaaaactttatttgttaaaatacatttcaaatttatactcGCTTTGAAtatatttgctttcaaaatatatattatgttaaaatggGTTCGGTATTCATTTATTATGcaggtatataaatttttaattgttaaatataaattttttcaaatgataatgataaagtTCATCTAAGAATGtgtctaaaaattttgtaacttgtaTCAGTGATCTAGGATACTTAAAGGAAAGGCGTTTGTAATTCATACctgcattaaaagttttaaatgcaaCCCTGCATTGACTCATCCaaaacgagagaaaaaaatgtccTAAAATGTGGCTAATTTGAAAGGTTATTACATAGCCAATGCTgagtaaagatatattttttgtgtaatgaTCTGTGGCATCAACTACAATCTCCAAGGTGTCAAATGATTTAACTTgctacgttttttttaaaatttattttttaaataagcatgtAGTGGTTGCCCTAAAAGCTGGCTATGAAGAAACA
The nucleotide sequence above comes from Parasteatoda tepidariorum isolate YZ-2023 chromosome 6, CAS_Ptep_4.0, whole genome shotgun sequence. Encoded proteins:
- the LOC107440594 gene encoding endothelial zinc finger protein induced by tumor necrosis factor alpha-like; the encoded protein is MHLFSRKDHSSKLMDFEEKRITSSCDKCGLKFEPVSNNVYKEGSHLCDFCYYLNSIKVEQTVNAKKFECEICHKKFSQIGGLNRHYLTHSEERKHVCDHCSKSFKTKCSLNRHYRKHTGEIKPELICRVCQRSFNTKHHLNRHFSTHTGEKPHTCEICGKGFITSTQLKQHFFNHTGGKFECLVCNKKFTTNTRLNLHYRVHTGEKPYVCEECGKAFPLKPNLDKHNLIVHIKRKHFCDVCNKGFCSKQYLTEHYYTHTGEKPHNCDVCNKQFRSKRYLKQHLLNHAGVKPHICDICNKCFGRKDHLLSHKFVHTNGKPFVCSICNKGFTRKTRYNKHVHLHSNLK